Proteins encoded by one window of Brassica napus cultivar Da-Ae unplaced genomic scaffold, Da-Ae ScsIHWf_2649;HRSCAF=3402, whole genome shotgun sequence:
- the LOC125601745 gene encoding uncharacterized protein LOC125601745 produces the protein MTLSKSNGGLGIRDIQAFNDAYLAKISWRLKENPDCLLGRILLSKYCPDGNLLTCSAPSAAPHGWQSILVGRDLLAKNLGWIVGNGDSIKVWNDAWLTLDSPCRPMGPATRESAELTVKDLILEETGEWNRGLIQTILPFEEERILNLQPSTKGAPDALKWLGTRTGEYSVKSGYYTAMAEVTDEILEGEPTPEFDWKKTVWNLAVAPKVKMFMWKCLRGILPVGERLLARHININPACKRCGNSESINHLIFHCPFAREVWDLAPLDGRFGISGLTDLRADWTEFQAQKCLPPTGLSSSPIVPWIIWGLWKARSRYVFETFAGTPADILSQAIVAAKEWASAQEKKAKCSQKIPEQTSRALGTIARSDAAWSETTKNAGLGWTVTSREQRTMLKKGIGFTPSALVAEGLELKESVATCSSHGVKEALFESDSSQLISAINGDNPPLELYGIVEDIHIIASAFDDVVFGWISRERNEEADLLAKNALRLYEQEVVVALMPPPN, from the coding sequence ATGACACTTTCAAAGAGCAATGGCGGTTTGGGCATCAGGGATATACAGGCATTTAACGATGCTTACCTGGCCAAGATAAGCTGGCGACTGAAGGAAAACCCAGACTGCCTCCTAGGGAGAATACTCTTAAGCAAGTACTGTCCCGATGGGAACCTCCTCACATGTTCCGCGCCGAGTGCAGCCCCTCATGGTTGGCAAAGCATTCTGGTGGGGAGGGACTTATTGGCTAAAAATCTGGGATGGATAGTAGGGAATGGGGATTCAATCAAGGTCTGGAATGATGCATGGTTAACGCTTGATTCTCCGTGCCGACCAATGGGCCCAGCAACTAGAGAATCAGCTGAGTTAACGGTCAAAGATCTCATCCTAGAGGAGACCGGCGAGTGGAACAGAGGTCTGATCCAGACTATCCTACCGTTTGAAGAAGAAAGGATTCTCAACCTTCAACCTAGTACTAAAGGAGCACCTGATGCGTTAAAATGGTTAGGAACAAGAACAGGGGAGTACTCGGTCAAGTCAGGATATTATACCGCCATGGCAGAAGTAACAGATGAGATTCTAGAAGGAGAGCCTACCCCGGAGTTTGATTGGAAGAAGACGGTTTGGAATTTGGCAGTGGCCCCGAAGGTGAAGATGTTTATGTGGAAGTGTCTGAGGGGGATCCTCCCGGTAGGAGAGAGACTGCTGGCCAGACATATAAACATCAACCCCGCCTGTAAGCGGTGCGGGAACTCAGAATCTATCAATCATCTTATTTTCCATTGTCCGTTTGCTCGGGAAGTGTGGGATCTCGCTCCTCTCGACGGACGGTTTGGAATTAGCGGATTGACAGATTTGAGAGCTGACTGGACCGAGTTCCAGGCGCAGAAGTGCCTCCCCCCAACAGGTTTATCTTCCTCTCCGATTGTTCCTTGGATTATATGGGGTTTGTGGAAAGCACGGAGCAGGTATGTCTTTGAGACCTTTGCTGGGACTCCGGCAGACATACTATCGCAGGCAATAGTGGCAGCAAAAGAGTGGGCCTCAGCGCAGGAAAAGAAAGCTAAATGTAGCCAAAAGATCCCGGAGCAGACGTCTCGTGCGCTTGGTACGATAGCTCGGTCGGACGCTGCATGGTCAGAGACCACAAAAAATGCAGGGCTAGGGTGGACGGTAACATCGCGAGAACAGAGGACCATGCTAAAGAAAGGGATTGGTTTTACTCCCTCAGCCCTAGTTGCAGAAGGCTTAGAGCTGAAGGAATCGGTAGCTACTTGCAGCTCCCATGGAGTGAAGGAAGCATTGTTTGAATCGGATTCGAGCCAGCTGATTTCGGCTATCAATGGTGATAACCCCCCCTTGGAGCTGTATGGAATTGTGGAAGATATCCACATTATTGCTAGTGCTTTTGATGATGTTGTATTTGGTTGGATCTCGAGAGAGAGGAATGAGGAGGCTGATTTACTGGCCAAAAATGCCTTAAGATTGTATGAACAAGAGGTGGTTGTGGCTTTAATGCCCCCACCAAACTAG